The Bacillus horti genome includes a window with the following:
- a CDS encoding oligosaccharide flippase family protein, with translation MSTLIKGSILLVLAAFIGECLEFVINMVLSRELGEEGLGLYMAIFPTIMFLAVIASMQLPISISKAVAEKDQVYHRGMLQHTIQFIFYFTIAMLLVALIVLPLLPIFHNYHPLLRWLLILLVPLISFSAIASGYFMGAQHMGKIAFANVLRRVVQLVLLIFIFRLFHVDTEFSILLALCVLIATEFVEFLYLFTRFMLEMRKLKQQPSLPISRKTVLRALFAVSIPATGLRIFHAASFAIKPFLIQAALIRSGMFEEMALIQYGKLAGVAFTIGFFPAFIAHSLLIVLIPIVSEKYANRELPELQSLLKKILFVTLLYAIPVCFVFYLFAEQLTGLFFDAFSAVGYLKLLIPYFFFHYFIIPMQAFLIGLGLVKDAFIHSVYTTTISFIAMFVLGSMPQLQMSGIIMGMNASAVLLSILHFISIRGRLAQPQSWKLSELRLKQAKLSKQN, from the coding sequence GTGAGTACATTGATAAAAGGTTCAATTCTACTTGTTTTAGCTGCGTTTATCGGAGAATGTTTGGAATTTGTTATCAATATGGTGTTGTCTAGGGAGCTCGGGGAGGAAGGATTAGGCTTATATATGGCCATCTTTCCAACGATTATGTTTCTAGCTGTTATTGCCAGTATGCAGTTACCCATTTCGATTTCCAAAGCAGTGGCTGAAAAGGATCAAGTGTACCATCGAGGAATGCTGCAGCATACGATACAGTTTATTTTTTACTTTACGATTGCTATGTTACTTGTCGCTTTAATTGTTTTACCACTTCTGCCGATTTTCCATAACTATCACCCGTTACTAAGATGGCTCCTTATACTTTTAGTACCATTGATTTCTTTTTCTGCTATCGCCAGCGGATATTTTATGGGTGCTCAGCACATGGGAAAAATTGCATTTGCTAATGTCCTAAGAAGAGTTGTTCAGTTGGTTCTGCTAATTTTCATTTTCCGCTTGTTTCATGTGGATACGGAGTTCTCCATTTTATTGGCTCTATGTGTTCTAATAGCTACAGAGTTTGTTGAATTCCTTTATCTGTTCACTCGCTTCATGCTAGAAATGAGAAAATTAAAGCAACAGCCCTCTTTACCGATTAGCAGAAAAACGGTACTTCGAGCATTGTTTGCCGTTTCTATACCAGCTACAGGATTACGTATCTTTCATGCCGCCTCTTTTGCCATCAAACCGTTTCTCATTCAAGCGGCTCTTATACGCTCAGGAATGTTTGAGGAAATGGCACTCATTCAGTATGGAAAGCTTGCTGGTGTTGCTTTTACCATTGGCTTTTTCCCTGCATTTATCGCTCATTCCTTACTCATCGTCTTGATTCCTATCGTCTCCGAAAAATATGCAAATAGAGAGCTTCCTGAGTTACAAAGTCTACTAAAGAAAATTCTTTTTGTCACCCTGCTCTACGCCATACCGGTTTGCTTTGTCTTCTATTTGTTTGCTGAACAGCTGACAGGATTATTTTTCGATGCTTTCTCTGCTGTTGGTTATTTAAAGCTATTGATTCCTTATTTCTTCTTTCATTATTTTATCATTCCTATGCAGGCTTTCTTAATAGGCTTAGGGCTTGTTAAAGATGCCTTTATTCACTCTGTCTATACAACAACCATATCGTTTATTGCGATGTTTGTACTAGGTTCTATGCCACAGCTTCAAATGAGTGGTATAATTATGGGAATGAATGCGTCAGCTGTTTTGCTATCTATCCTACACTTTATCTCTATCCGAGGTCGCCTGGCTCAGCCACAGAGCTGGAAGCTGTCTGAGCTGAGGCTTAAGCAAGCAAAGTTGAGTAAGCAAAACTAG
- a CDS encoding M3 family metallopeptidase: protein MSYSTWDIEDKVSQDIKGGLDAFSSELRQLKQQVQELLTKLYSFEGEDGCHKERNIEEEGIDIDHKCSDIDDIKQLILKSQSLYTNFYQLSETVICLRSIDQSNERYGAWMDEINVISGIYQTCKSEIDKLLAEQKEEQLDKLLSSIDMTELKFILNERIQQQRKKLAPEMEKAFQLTEAPGLHAWGDLYALINKKVSSKLLDRVIEKEPANRPTLNTIRNSIYYGEDRLQRIETFELWKEVWQGEADLSAAALNHIAGYRLSLYESRGYESILEESLLQNRISESSVTAMWQAVNTYNQPLIDYLKRKGELFQTDKLSWSDQLAPLSLGDGKRTEIGFEEAISFITNQIQSFDQEFADFIVMAAEKKWIDARVINTKSIGAFCASFPKWGEPRVMMSFFNDLPSVGVLAHELGHAYQYSLMYNQPMFLQDIPPTVAELSSTLTETLVMRQAVHQASSVQEKIQLLDYQIIRDIGTILNTYVRYLFEVDFYHRRKQGFVPVEELNELMLNAQKKGFAEVFDSYEPTFWASLRHFYMTSKPFVHYPYTVAHLLSTGMYSLLMKEKNGGELLRRMLTDSSRLSVEEIGLKHLGVDIQQESFWKTSLDAVYENVALFLELTHDMK from the coding sequence ATGAGCTACAGCACTTGGGACATAGAAGATAAGGTCAGCCAGGATATTAAAGGAGGACTAGATGCTTTTAGCTCGGAGCTTCGGCAATTGAAGCAGCAGGTACAAGAGCTTTTGACAAAGCTATATTCATTTGAAGGAGAAGATGGTTGTCATAAAGAGAGAAACATTGAGGAAGAGGGGATCGATATTGATCACAAATGTAGTGACATTGATGATATAAAGCAGCTCATTTTAAAAAGCCAAAGCTTATACACGAATTTTTATCAACTTTCAGAGACGGTAATCTGTTTGCGTTCGATAGATCAGAGCAATGAACGGTATGGTGCATGGATGGATGAGATCAATGTGATTTCAGGGATTTATCAAACGTGTAAGTCTGAAATAGATAAGCTATTGGCTGAGCAAAAGGAGGAGCAATTGGATAAGCTTTTATCATCAATAGATATGACTGAGCTTAAATTTATATTGAACGAAAGAATACAACAGCAGAGAAAAAAGCTTGCTCCAGAGATGGAAAAAGCGTTTCAATTAACAGAGGCCCCTGGCCTACACGCTTGGGGAGATTTATATGCCTTGATTAACAAAAAAGTGAGTAGTAAGTTGCTGGATCGTGTGATAGAGAAGGAGCCAGCAAACAGGCCAACTCTCAATACGATACGAAACTCTATCTACTATGGCGAGGATCGTCTGCAAAGAATTGAAACGTTTGAGCTATGGAAGGAAGTTTGGCAAGGTGAAGCAGATCTATCTGCAGCAGCTTTGAACCATATAGCTGGTTATCGTTTAAGCTTATATGAAAGTCGGGGCTATGAATCGATTCTTGAAGAGAGTCTACTTCAAAATAGAATAAGTGAATCATCAGTTACAGCTATGTGGCAGGCCGTAAATACATACAATCAGCCTTTAATTGATTATTTAAAAAGAAAAGGAGAGCTTTTTCAGACGGATAAGTTATCATGGTCTGATCAATTAGCTCCTTTGTCGTTGGGTGATGGGAAGCGAACTGAAATTGGATTTGAAGAGGCTATTTCCTTTATTACTAATCAGATTCAGTCCTTCGACCAGGAGTTTGCTGATTTCATTGTTATGGCAGCAGAAAAGAAATGGATCGATGCTAGAGTAATAAATACAAAATCCATTGGAGCATTCTGTGCCTCCTTCCCTAAGTGGGGAGAACCAAGGGTTATGATGAGCTTCTTTAATGACCTGCCTAGTGTTGGGGTTCTAGCGCATGAGCTTGGACACGCCTATCAGTATTCTTTAATGTACAATCAGCCTATGTTTTTACAGGATATTCCTCCAACTGTTGCAGAGCTTTCCTCTACATTAACAGAGACTCTTGTCATGAGACAAGCTGTCCATCAAGCTAGCTCAGTTCAAGAAAAAATCCAGCTACTTGATTATCAAATCATTCGGGATATTGGTACGATCTTGAATACGTATGTGCGATATTTGTTTGAAGTGGATTTTTATCATCGTAGAAAGCAGGGGTTTGTTCCAGTAGAAGAATTGAATGAGCTTATGCTAAATGCTCAGAAAAAAGGTTTTGCTGAAGTGTTTGATTCTTATGAACCTACGTTTTGGGCTTCTCTGCGTCATTTCTACATGACAAGCAAGCCCTTCGTTCATTATCCGTATACTGTAGCCCATTTATTAAGTACAGGCATGTATTCTTTATTAATGAAGGAGAAGAATGGAGGAGAACTGCTAAGAAGGATGCTAACCGATTCAAGTCGACTATCCGTTGAGGAAATAGGTCTAAAGCATTTAGGTGTCGATATTCAACAGGAAAGTTTTTGGAAAACGTCTTTAGATGCTGTGTATGAAAATGTGGCTCTTTTCCTAGAGTTAACTCACGATATGAAATAA
- a CDS encoding glycerol-3-phosphate dehydrogenase/oxidase, with protein sequence MKALVKEFSSTKRTELLESMARSVHDLFIIGGGITGAGIALDAATRGLSVAQVDMQDFAAGTSSRSTKLVHGGLRYLKQFEIRLVAEVGKERAIVYENAPHVTTPEWMLLPIYENGTFGKFSSSIGLRMYDFLAGVKKSERRKMLSIEETLNKVPLIKKQGLKGSGYYVEYKTDDARLTMEVIKEAVDHGAKAINYAEVTGFVYEHDKAVGVKIKDVISDKEYTVKAKKIINAAGPWVDDVRDIDRSKTGKTLKLTKGVHLVVDQSKLPLKQAVYFDTPDGRMVFAIPRAGKTYVGTTDTFYNGDPVQPKMTIEDRDYILEAIHYMFPEVQVKLEDVESSWAGVRPLIFEEGKSASEISRKDEIWTSPSGLLSIAGGKLTGYRKMAEMIVDLVMKQLKEEGASEYISCRTKTLPLSGGDVGGSALFTRFVEQKSEEAESYGFSKEEGEWLAKLYGSNIDLIFQLKNEAHDATRFNLPRDLFFSLLYGMKYEMVMKPEDYFIRRTGALFFDIQSVRKWKEQVIACMAYYLNWKETELQNYTEKLDLYILHAQQPIASDEE encoded by the coding sequence ATGAAAGCTTTGGTAAAAGAATTTTCAAGCACAAAGCGGACGGAATTATTAGAGAGTATGGCAAGGAGTGTCCATGATCTCTTTATCATTGGTGGGGGAATTACTGGAGCGGGGATTGCCTTAGATGCAGCAACTAGGGGCTTAAGCGTAGCGCAGGTGGATATGCAGGATTTTGCTGCAGGAACATCCAGCCGTTCCACAAAACTAGTTCATGGTGGGCTCCGATATCTAAAACAATTTGAAATTCGTTTGGTAGCTGAGGTAGGAAAGGAAAGAGCTATTGTTTATGAAAATGCCCCTCATGTAACGACACCAGAATGGATGCTGCTCCCTATTTATGAGAACGGTACCTTTGGCAAATTCAGCTCCTCCATCGGTCTTCGAATGTATGATTTTCTTGCAGGGGTGAAGAAATCCGAACGTAGAAAAATGCTTTCTATAGAAGAAACCCTGAATAAAGTACCTCTGATTAAAAAGCAGGGGTTAAAAGGAAGCGGCTATTATGTGGAATATAAAACAGATGATGCGCGTCTAACAATGGAAGTCATCAAGGAAGCAGTGGATCACGGAGCTAAAGCTATAAATTATGCTGAAGTTACGGGTTTTGTATATGAGCATGACAAGGCAGTAGGAGTTAAAATCAAGGATGTAATATCTGACAAGGAATACACAGTGAAGGCAAAAAAAATCATCAATGCGGCTGGCCCATGGGTTGACGATGTACGTGATATTGATCGTTCTAAAACGGGTAAAACACTTAAGCTGACAAAAGGAGTTCATCTCGTCGTTGATCAAAGTAAGCTTCCTTTGAAGCAGGCTGTGTATTTTGACACACCAGATGGAAGAATGGTTTTTGCTATACCACGTGCCGGGAAAACGTATGTAGGAACAACGGATACGTTTTATAACGGTGATCCTGTACAGCCAAAAATGACTATAGAAGATAGGGACTACATCTTAGAAGCTATTCATTATATGTTCCCCGAGGTGCAGGTAAAGCTAGAGGATGTAGAATCTAGTTGGGCTGGAGTCCGCCCGCTTATTTTTGAGGAGGGGAAATCCGCTTCAGAGATATCAAGAAAGGATGAAATATGGACCTCACCCTCTGGATTGCTATCGATAGCCGGTGGGAAGCTAACGGGATATCGAAAAATGGCTGAAATGATTGTTGACCTAGTTATGAAGCAGCTAAAAGAGGAAGGAGCTTCTGAATACATAAGCTGTAGAACGAAGACATTGCCGCTTTCAGGAGGAGACGTAGGAGGATCAGCTCTATTTACTCGTTTTGTTGAGCAGAAATCGGAAGAGGCTGAAAGCTATGGATTTTCTAAGGAAGAAGGAGAGTGGTTAGCCAAGCTTTATGGATCAAATATCGATCTCATTTTTCAATTGAAAAATGAAGCGCACGACGCTACCCGTTTCAATCTTCCACGTGATCTTTTCTTTTCTCTTTTATATGGAATGAAATATGAAATGGTTATGAAACCAGAGGACTATTTTATTCGCAGAACAGGAGCTTTATTCTTTGATATCCAATCGGTAAGAAAATGGAAGGAGCAGGTTATTGCTTGTATGGCCTACTACTTAAATTGGAAAGAAACAGAGCTGCAGAATTACACTGAAAAGCTTGATCTGTATATTCTTCATGCGCAACAGCCTATAGCAAGTGATGAGGAGTAA
- the kynA gene encoding tryptophan 2,3-dioxygenase, translated as MTERNRQKHVSPTENESNIHTDFLQNMTYGDYLQLDQILSGQKRLSDHHDEMLFIIIHQVSELWMKLILHETKAAIESIKRDDLSTSFKQLARVSKIQNQIIQAWDVLSTLTPSEYMEFRDHLGQASGFQSYQYRLIEFALGYKTPHVLKIYEKDPKLLEVLTEAYHAPGLYDVAIQALAKAGFSIDSEVLNRDYSKAYEGNASVKEAWLAVYKQVDQNWDLYELAEKLVDIEDWLQQWRFRHMKTVERIIGFKTGTGGSSGVQYLKKVLDQRFFPELWDIRTEL; from the coding sequence ATGACGGAGCGTAATCGCCAAAAGCATGTATCACCAACAGAAAATGAGTCCAATATTCACACAGACTTTCTTCAAAACATGACGTATGGAGACTATTTGCAACTAGATCAAATCCTTTCAGGTCAAAAGCGACTTTCGGATCATCACGATGAAATGCTGTTCATTATTATCCACCAGGTCAGTGAGCTGTGGATGAAGCTTATTCTTCACGAAACGAAAGCGGCCATTGAATCTATTAAAAGAGATGACTTATCAACCTCCTTTAAACAATTAGCAAGAGTATCAAAAATTCAAAATCAAATCATCCAAGCTTGGGATGTTTTATCTACCCTTACGCCATCAGAATACATGGAGTTTAGAGATCATTTGGGTCAGGCTTCGGGCTTTCAATCCTATCAATACCGCTTAATCGAATTTGCTCTTGGCTATAAGACACCACATGTGTTAAAAATCTATGAAAAAGATCCTAAGCTCCTAGAGGTTTTAACTGAGGCCTATCACGCACCGGGCTTATATGATGTTGCTATTCAAGCTTTAGCTAAAGCTGGATTTTCTATTGACAGTGAGGTACTCAATCGAGATTACTCTAAAGCATATGAAGGGAATGCTAGCGTCAAAGAGGCATGGCTAGCCGTGTATAAACAAGTAGATCAAAATTGGGATTTATATGAGCTTGCTGAAAAGCTAGTGGATATTGAGGATTGGCTACAGCAATGGCGTTTTCGTCATATGAAAACCGTGGAACGTATTATTGGCTTTAAAACAGGAACAGGCGGTTCATCTGGTGTGCAATATTTAAAGAAGGTTTTGGATCAGCGTTTCTTTCCAGAGCTTTGGGATATTCGTACGGAGCTTTAA
- the kynB gene encoding arylformamidase — protein sequence MSNGSHSTSQSNFEQGWIDISQPLSNKLAHWPGDTSFSYTFATKEQTGSVNVGRMTTSLHSGTHVDAPFHFLNEGAKIHELDLNLYIGPCRLIDIGDSEFINADALSSHDLNGVTRLLIRTKLPNNPNSFPDSIPHFTKDGAAYLGEKGIRLVGLDCPSVDALDSKELEGHHALHQNGVHILENVMLDQLSLGDYLLIALPLAIQDGDGSPVRAVVKPL from the coding sequence ATGAGCAATGGATCTCATTCAACAAGTCAAAGCAATTTTGAACAAGGGTGGATAGACATTTCTCAGCCACTAAGTAATAAGCTTGCCCATTGGCCAGGAGATACTTCATTTTCCTATACATTTGCTACTAAGGAGCAAACGGGCTCTGTCAATGTAGGAAGGATGACAACAAGCTTACATTCTGGTACACATGTAGATGCGCCTTTTCACTTTTTAAATGAGGGAGCAAAGATTCATGAACTGGACCTTAATCTATATATTGGTCCTTGTCGGCTTATTGATATAGGTGATTCTGAGTTCATTAATGCTGATGCTCTATCTTCACATGACCTTAATGGGGTTACTAGACTATTAATTAGAACAAAGCTACCTAATAACCCGAATAGCTTTCCAGATTCCATCCCGCATTTTACAAAGGATGGGGCTGCTTATCTTGGGGAGAAAGGGATACGTCTCGTAGGGCTAGATTGTCCTTCTGTAGATGCATTAGACAGCAAAGAGCTTGAGGGGCATCATGCCTTACACCAAAATGGAGTCCATATCCTAGAAAATGTGATGCTGGATCAGCTTTCCCTTGGTGACTACCTTTTAATTGCTCTACCTCTAGCTATTCAGGATGGAGATGGTAGTCCTGTTCGAGCTGTAGTAAAGCCCCTTTAA